In Azospirillaceae bacterium, a genomic segment contains:
- the lipB gene encoding lipoyl(octanoyl) transferase LipB, which yields MPRDPIPAPPIPAPEWRISDAPVPYEDAVAEMEARVAAIRAGTAPELVWLLEHPPLYTAGTSARGEDLLDAGGIPVFHTGRGGQYTYHGPGQRIAYVLLDLKARGRTDLRAFVHDLEGWLIATLARFNVKGERRDGRVGIWVDRRPYGGLPGQEDKIAALGIRVRQWVTFHGIALNVDPDLSRYAGIVPCGIRDHGVTSLHALGHLVTMEEVDMALRDAWDEAF from the coding sequence ATGCCCCGCGATCCGATCCCTGCGCCCCCGATCCCTGCGCCCGAGTGGCGCATCAGCGATGCCCCCGTTCCCTACGAGGATGCGGTGGCCGAGATGGAGGCGCGCGTGGCCGCCATCCGTGCCGGCACCGCGCCCGAACTGGTCTGGCTTTTGGAGCACCCGCCCCTCTACACCGCCGGGACCAGTGCGCGCGGCGAGGATCTGTTGGATGCGGGCGGCATTCCGGTGTTCCACACCGGTCGTGGCGGCCAATACACCTACCACGGCCCCGGACAGCGGATCGCCTATGTGCTGCTCGACCTCAAGGCGCGCGGCCGCACCGATCTCCGCGCCTTCGTCCACGACCTGGAAGGCTGGCTGATCGCCACGCTGGCCCGGTTCAACGTCAAGGGCGAGCGCCGCGACGGCCGGGTCGGCATCTGGGTCGACCGCCGCCCATACGGCGGCCTGCCGGGCCAGGAGGACAAGATCGCCGCCCTGGGCATCCGTGTCCGGCAGTGGGTGACCTTCCACGGCATCGCCCTGAACGTCGATCCCGACCTGTCCCGGTACGCGGGCATCGTGCCATGCGGCATCCGGGACCACGGGGTCACCTCGCTCCATGCGCTCGGCCATCTGGTCACCATGGAAGAGGTGGACATGGCCCTTCGCGACGCGTGGGACGAGGCTTTCTGA
- a CDS encoding NADP-dependent malic enzyme, producing MNDTLKDAALEYHRAPSPGKIAIVPTKPLANQRDLALAYSPGVAFACEAIVADPNEASQLTARGNLVAVITNGTAVLGLGAIGPLAAKPVMEGKGVLFKKFAGIDVFDIEIDETDPDKLVDIIASLEPTFGGINLEDIKAPECFEIEEKLRARMKIPVFHDDQHGTAIIVAAAVLNGLRVVGKRIEDVKLVTSGAGAAAIACLDLLVAMGLPRSNIWVTDIVGVVHEGRNELMDPRKAMYAQSTSARTLVEVIEGADIFLGLSAPRVLKPEWCLRMAEKPLILALANPTPEIMPDEARAVRPDAIIATGRSDYPNQVNNVLCFPFIFRGALDVGATTINEAMKVAAVRAIADLAMAEGSEVVAAAYGDQSLSFGPEYIIPKPFDPRLIETIAPAVAQAAMESGVATRPIEDMNAYRDRLSQYVYRSGLVMKPVFNRAREDLKRIVYAEGEEERVLRAVQAVLDDGLAKPILVGRRDVVNRRIERLGLRFRLGEQVELVDPQNDPRYPEYWATYHRLMERRGISPDLARTLVRTNSTIIGALMVQRREADALICGTIGRYNAHLDHVGSILGLAPGVQTPAALSALVTGRGTIFVCDTYVNPDPTAQDLAEMTLLAADAVRRFGLEPKVALLSHSNFGTHDNPSARKMRDALREIRKRDPELEVEGEMHADSAISPEIREKIFPNSRLQGAANLLIMPNMDAANIGFNLLKALGDGQRIGPILLGIAQPAHILTPSVTARGVYNMTAIAAVDAQTHAAAEPVG from the coding sequence ATGAACGACACGCTGAAGGACGCCGCGCTGGAGTACCACCGGGCCCCGAGCCCTGGGAAAATCGCGATTGTGCCGACCAAGCCCCTGGCCAACCAACGCGACCTGGCCCTGGCCTATTCGCCGGGCGTCGCCTTCGCGTGCGAAGCCATCGTTGCCGATCCCAACGAGGCCAGCCAGCTCACCGCCCGCGGCAATCTGGTGGCCGTCATCACCAACGGCACGGCGGTCCTGGGCCTGGGCGCCATCGGCCCGCTGGCCGCCAAGCCGGTGATGGAGGGCAAGGGCGTCCTGTTCAAGAAGTTCGCCGGCATCGACGTGTTCGACATCGAAATCGACGAGACCGATCCCGACAAGCTGGTGGACATCATCGCCTCGCTTGAGCCGACCTTCGGCGGCATCAACCTCGAGGACATCAAGGCGCCGGAGTGCTTCGAGATCGAGGAGAAGCTCCGCGCGCGGATGAAGATCCCGGTCTTCCACGACGATCAGCACGGCACCGCCATCATCGTCGCCGCGGCGGTGCTCAACGGCCTGCGCGTCGTGGGCAAGCGGATCGAAGACGTGAAGCTGGTGACGTCGGGCGCCGGCGCCGCCGCCATCGCCTGTCTCGACCTGCTGGTCGCCATGGGCCTGCCGCGCTCGAACATCTGGGTCACCGACATCGTCGGCGTGGTCCACGAGGGCCGCAACGAGCTGATGGACCCGCGCAAGGCCATGTACGCCCAGTCGACGTCCGCGCGGACGCTGGTCGAGGTGATCGAGGGGGCGGACATCTTCCTGGGCCTGTCGGCGCCGCGGGTGCTAAAGCCGGAATGGTGCCTGCGCATGGCCGAGAAGCCGCTGATCCTGGCGCTGGCCAACCCGACGCCGGAGATCATGCCCGACGAGGCGCGGGCGGTGCGGCCCGACGCCATCATCGCCACCGGCCGGTCCGACTATCCGAACCAGGTCAACAACGTCCTCTGCTTCCCCTTCATCTTCCGAGGGGCCCTGGACGTGGGCGCCACCACCATCAACGAGGCGATGAAGGTCGCCGCCGTGCGCGCCATCGCGGACCTCGCCATGGCCGAAGGGTCGGAGGTGGTGGCCGCGGCCTACGGCGACCAGTCGCTCAGCTTCGGCCCCGAATACATCATCCCCAAGCCTTTCGACCCGCGCCTGATCGAGACCATCGCGCCGGCCGTCGCCCAGGCGGCGATGGAGTCGGGCGTGGCCACCCGGCCGATCGAGGACATGAACGCCTACCGGGACCGCCTGTCCCAGTACGTCTACCGGTCCGGCCTGGTGATGAAGCCGGTGTTCAACCGGGCGCGGGAGGACCTGAAGCGCATCGTTTATGCCGAGGGCGAGGAGGAGCGGGTCCTGCGCGCGGTCCAGGCGGTGCTGGACGACGGGTTGGCCAAGCCGATCCTGGTCGGCCGGCGCGACGTGGTGAACCGGCGGATCGAACGGCTGGGCCTGCGCTTCCGGCTGGGCGAGCAGGTGGAGCTGGTCGATCCCCAGAACGACCCGCGCTATCCCGAATACTGGGCGACCTATCACCGCCTGATGGAGCGTCGCGGCATCTCGCCCGATCTGGCACGCACACTGGTGCGGACCAACTCGACCATCATCGGCGCCCTGATGGTGCAGCGGCGCGAGGCCGACGCGCTCATCTGCGGGACGATCGGCCGCTACAACGCCCACCTGGACCATGTCGGCTCGATCCTGGGCCTGGCCCCCGGCGTGCAGACGCCGGCGGCCCTCAGCGCGCTGGTGACGGGGCGCGGCACCATCTTCGTCTGCGACACCTACGTGAACCCGGACCCCACGGCCCAGGACCTGGCCGAGATGACGCTGCTGGCCGCCGACGCCGTGCGCCGGTTCGGGCTGGAGCCCAAGGTGGCGCTCCTGTCCCACTCCAACTTCGGAACCCACGACAATCCGTCCGCGCGCAAGATGCGCGATGCGTTGCGCGAGATCCGCAAGCGCGACCCCGAACTGGAAGTCGAGGGCGAGATGCACGCCGATTCCGCGATTTCGCCGGAGATCCGGGAGAAGATCTTCCCGAACTCGCGGCTGCAGGGCGCCGCGAACCTCCTGATCATGCCGAACATGGACGCCGCCAACATCGGCTTCAACCTGCTGAAGGCCTTGGGCGACGGGCAGCGGATCGGCCCGATTCTGCTGGGCATCGCCCAACCGGCGCACATCCTGACCCCCTCGGTCACGGCGCGCGGGGTGTACAACATGACCGCGATCGCGGCGGTCGATGCCCAGACCCATGCGGCGGCCGAACCCGTCGGCTGA
- a CDS encoding quinone oxidoreductase, whose amino-acid sequence MPRAIRIHGTGGPEKMVFEEVAVGEPGPGEARIRHTAVGVNFIDVYQRSGLYQIPAPFVLGMEGAGVVEAVGPGVSAVAPGDRVAYTGAPPGSYAEVRLYPAERLVKLPSGIDDQVAASIMLKGLTAWYLVKRTHVVKPGDTVLVHAAAGGVGLILCQWASHLGATVIGTVGTPEKAELARAHGCHHPIVYTREDFAAKVMEITRNRGVPVVYDSVGKDTFQKSFEVLATRGHLVAFGFSSGVPDPVAVPMLGQKSASVTRPSLFHYIATRPELEEATSDLFGVVEAGAVRVGAPRTYALQDAAQAHRDLEARRTTGSIVLIP is encoded by the coding sequence ATGCCGCGCGCCATCCGCATTCACGGGACCGGCGGTCCCGAGAAAATGGTGTTCGAAGAGGTCGCGGTCGGCGAGCCCGGCCCCGGCGAAGCCCGCATTCGCCACACGGCCGTCGGCGTCAACTTCATCGACGTCTACCAGCGCAGCGGCCTCTACCAGATCCCCGCACCCTTCGTCCTGGGAATGGAGGGCGCCGGCGTGGTCGAGGCCGTCGGTCCCGGCGTGTCGGCGGTGGCCCCCGGCGACCGCGTGGCCTACACCGGCGCGCCGCCGGGCAGCTATGCCGAAGTGCGCCTGTACCCCGCGGAACGACTGGTGAAGCTGCCGTCCGGCATCGACGATCAGGTCGCCGCCTCGATCATGCTGAAGGGGCTGACGGCCTGGTATCTGGTCAAGCGCACCCATGTCGTGAAGCCCGGCGACACCGTTCTGGTGCACGCGGCCGCCGGAGGCGTCGGCCTGATCCTCTGCCAGTGGGCCAGCCACCTCGGTGCCACCGTCATCGGCACGGTGGGCACGCCGGAGAAGGCGGAGCTTGCCCGCGCCCACGGCTGCCATCACCCGATCGTCTACACCCGCGAGGATTTCGCCGCGAAGGTGATGGAGATCACCCGGAACCGCGGCGTGCCGGTCGTCTACGACAGCGTCGGCAAGGACACGTTCCAGAAGTCCTTCGAGGTGCTGGCGACCCGTGGCCACCTGGTCGCGTTCGGCTTTTCCTCGGGCGTGCCCGACCCGGTGGCCGTGCCGATGCTGGGGCAGAAGTCGGCCAGCGTGACCCGTCCGTCGTTGTTCCACTACATCGCCACCCGGCCGGAGCTGGAGGAGGCGACGTCCGATCTGTTCGGGGTGGTCGAGGCCGGCGCCGTGCGGGTGGGCGCGCCCCGGACCTATGCCCTGCAGGACGCGGCCCAGGCCCACCGGGATTTGGAGGCCCGCCGGACCACGGGATCCATCGTCCTGATCCCATGA
- a CDS encoding septal ring lytic transglycosylase RlpA family protein, translating to MMQFPSGPLAAVAVALALTAAPPVLAQAERPAFTQEGQAAYFTAAGEGTKSGEPLDPNQLTAAHPTLPLGSMAKVTNTRTGQSVEVRIIDRGPVQQGRAIDVSRSAAEALGIIREGVAPVRIEAFAGNQPNPEVRRSLEEMAQR from the coding sequence ATGATGCAATTTCCTTCCGGACCTCTGGCGGCAGTGGCCGTCGCACTGGCCCTGACCGCCGCACCCCCCGTCCTGGCCCAGGCCGAACGGCCGGCGTTCACGCAGGAGGGGCAGGCCGCCTACTTCACCGCCGCGGGCGAGGGAACCAAGAGCGGCGAGCCGCTGGATCCCAACCAGTTGACCGCTGCCCATCCGACTTTGCCGCTCGGCAGCATGGCCAAGGTGACCAACACCCGGACCGGCCAATCGGTGGAGGTTCGCATCATCGACCGCGGTCCCGTCCAACAAGGCCGCGCCATCGACGTGTCGCGCAGCGCCGCGGAGGCGTTGGGCATAATCCGCGAGGGCGTGGCCCCGGTGCGGATCGAAGCCTTCGCCGGAAACCAGCCGAACCCGGAGGTCCGCCGCAGTCTGGAGGAAATGGCGCAGCGTTGA
- a CDS encoding glycosyltransferase family 39 protein yields MTASPTVLASGSRAADGVSALDRRLRSALILVVCLLAFLPGIFVLPPFDRDEGRFAQASKQMLETGDLVDIRFQDEARHKKPIGIYWLQSAAVTVAGAATGIKEPGIWAYRIPSVLGATLAAVLSGWVAASLFGARAGLLAGVLMAGTLVLGVEAHLAKTDAALLAAIVLAQGVLAVAYMRRDGHLPGGGTAPIGPGLAMLFWTAVGVAILIKGPIVALVSGGTVAVLAAMDRRAGWLRQLRPQAGVPLALLIVLPWLVAITVVTKGAFFQESVGQDFAGKLFGEQAAHIFWPGYYVLTFPLSFWPSAALALFAAPWVWLHRRSPAVRFCLAWIVPTWIVFELVPVKLLHYVLPTYPAIAALVAAALLAGYDRADGRPGKWLFIAGCVLALLPAATLSLAFVAAPWWYEERIDWVAVAVVPIVLAAVAYGLRQVWFVRPMRATASLTAAALVLYATAYQRALPDFETMWPSRGIAEAFAAVNPPICPDTRLITAGYSEPSLVFLTGTDTRLVRDGALAAETLVATGPCGVAAIEERQLAAFHQRLDALGEAAFGHAIVTGINYSNGRWVFVHIFTLDAP; encoded by the coding sequence ATGACCGCCTCCCCCACCGTTCTGGCGTCGGGATCCCGGGCCGCCGATGGCGTGTCCGCCCTGGACCGGCGGCTCCGGTCCGCGTTGATCCTCGTGGTGTGCCTGCTGGCGTTCCTGCCCGGGATCTTCGTCCTGCCCCCCTTCGACCGCGACGAGGGCCGCTTCGCCCAGGCGTCCAAGCAGATGCTGGAAACGGGCGACCTCGTGGACATCCGGTTCCAGGACGAGGCGCGGCACAAAAAGCCGATCGGCATCTATTGGCTGCAATCCGCGGCGGTGACGGTGGCCGGCGCCGCGACGGGCATCAAGGAACCGGGCATCTGGGCCTACCGCATCCCCTCGGTCCTGGGTGCCACCCTGGCGGCCGTGCTGTCGGGCTGGGTCGCCGCGAGCCTGTTCGGGGCGCGGGCAGGGCTTCTGGCCGGCGTCCTGATGGCGGGCACCTTGGTGCTGGGCGTCGAGGCGCATCTGGCCAAGACCGACGCGGCCCTGCTGGCGGCCATCGTACTGGCCCAGGGTGTCCTGGCGGTGGCTTACATGCGCCGGGACGGCCACCTGCCCGGGGGCGGAACCGCACCCATCGGCCCCGGACTCGCCATGCTGTTCTGGACCGCCGTCGGGGTGGCAATCCTCATCAAGGGGCCGATCGTGGCCCTGGTGTCGGGTGGCACCGTGGCCGTATTGGCGGCCATGGATCGGCGCGCGGGGTGGCTGCGGCAATTGCGGCCGCAGGCGGGGGTGCCGCTGGCGCTGCTGATCGTGCTGCCCTGGCTGGTGGCGATCACCGTTGTCACGAAGGGCGCGTTCTTCCAGGAGTCCGTCGGCCAGGACTTTGCCGGCAAGCTGTTCGGCGAGCAGGCCGCCCACATCTTCTGGCCCGGCTACTATGTGCTGACCTTCCCGCTCAGCTTCTGGCCGTCGGCGGCCCTGGCGCTGTTCGCGGCACCGTGGGTCTGGCTCCACCGCCGGTCGCCCGCGGTCCGCTTCTGCCTGGCCTGGATCGTGCCGACCTGGATCGTGTTCGAACTGGTCCCGGTCAAGCTGCTGCACTACGTCCTGCCGACGTATCCGGCGATTGCGGCCCTGGTCGCCGCGGCACTCCTGGCCGGCTATGACCGGGCGGACGGACGCCCCGGCAAATGGCTGTTCATCGCGGGATGCGTGCTGGCCCTGCTTCCCGCGGCTACCCTGTCCCTCGCCTTCGTCGCGGCACCCTGGTGGTACGAGGAGCGCATCGACTGGGTGGCGGTGGCGGTGGTGCCGATCGTGCTGGCAGCCGTGGCCTATGGCCTCCGGCAGGTGTGGTTCGTACGCCCCATGCGCGCCACGGCATCGCTGACCGCCGCCGCGCTGGTGCTGTACGCGACCGCCTACCAGCGGGCGCTGCCGGACTTCGAAACGATGTGGCCCAGCCGCGGCATTGCCGAAGCCTTCGCAGCCGTGAATCCGCCCATCTGCCCCGATACGCGTCTGATCACGGCCGGATACTCGGAACCCAGCCTGGTGTTCCTGACCGGCACGGATACGCGTCTGGTCCGCGACGGCGCCCTGGCGGCCGAGACGCTGGTGGCGACCGGTCCTTGCGGCGTCGCCGCCATCGAGGAGCGCCAGCTGGCCGCTTTTCACCAGCGCCTGGACGCGTTGGGCGAGGCGGCGTTCGGCCACGCGATCGTGACCGGCATCAACTACTCCAACGGCCGGTGGGTGTTCGTCCACATCTTCACGCTGGACGCGCCCTGA
- a CDS encoding lipid-A-disaccharide synthase N-terminal domain-containing protein — MLDWFQDRTWVEIAWIGVGFGGQLLFSARFLLQWIVSERAKRSVVPELFWYFSLAGGVTLFAYAIHRQDPVFTLGQGMGLFIYIRNIWLIRQEKKTKRAGTSPDFPGRSTP; from the coding sequence ATGCTCGATTGGTTCCAGGACAGGACCTGGGTGGAGATCGCCTGGATTGGCGTCGGCTTCGGCGGCCAGCTCCTGTTCTCCGCGCGCTTCCTTTTGCAGTGGATCGTCAGCGAGCGCGCCAAGCGCAGCGTGGTCCCGGAGCTGTTCTGGTATTTCAGCCTCGCCGGTGGCGTCACGCTGTTCGCCTATGCCATCCACCGCCAGGACCCGGTGTTCACACTGGGCCAGGGCATGGGCCTGTTCATCTACATCCGCAACATCTGGCTGATCCGGCAAGAGAAGAAGACCAAGCGTGCCGGCACCTCGCCGGACTTCCCCGGAAGATCGACCCCATGA